TACCATAGGACGGGCATCCTTCACATCTGCAGTTAAAGTCACGGAGAGGTGGCAAAGTGAGATGGGAGCCACTGATGTTATCGTAGCTCTTTTGCTCATTTACAAAGTCACCGTCGAAGGTTTTGCGGTCGCTGGCCCAAAAGTCATCATCGTCGGAGCCGGCATGTCTGGTAACATTTTTAATCAGTTTCTCCTGACAACCTTAAGTGCAATCGATGCATGTACTTCAAGCCTCTAATGAACATGAAACCAATTTACGAAGGGATCTCTGCTGCGAAGACGCTATCAGATGCCGGCGTAAAGGACATATTGATCCTCGAGGCCACGGACCGCATCGGTGGCCGTATGCGTAAGGCTAGCTTCACAGGGTTGAACGTGGAGGTGGGAGCCAATTGGGTACAAGGAGTGAATGGCCTCGAGATGAACCCCATTTGGGAAATGGCCAATAAGCTCCACATGAGAAAATTCATCTCAGACTTTCGCAACATCTCCTCCAACACCTACAAAGAGAAGTAATCAAAGCTTTCCGTGTAATCCACATTCTTACACTCATAGTTCTTTTAATATTATTCATTTCCATCTATGTTAAGATAATGCTAATAATCCCACTTGTAAGATTAACTCAAACTCCTATTTTTCTTAATCCTTCTAACCCTAAAACTATTCAAGAGTTCTAACGAGTTGTAGAGTATTGGTAGAACGATTATACTTAggtttattttatttatcaaatagtcttttatttttttgatttattCTAGTTCTTCCGCATCATTGGCCTTCTATTTCCTCTATCGACTTTCAACAAAATGATATCAAaactatgatatttttatttatgacggTGAGCAGTAGCATTAGTGCCACCATGGGACTTTTATAGTCGATGGTCTCGATTTTCAGAAGAGTtaattatttgatattaatatgaAGATGAAAACTTGGTTTTGATGCCTTATGGGAGACTGTTTTAGAATATCATGATGTAGCTAGAGCCATGAAGGAAGATCAAAGAAACCATCTGCACACCCTCTATTTGCTTCAACAAATAGTTGATGAGAtgtatatttttttgaatttctaCTACAATAAATTCTAAGGAGGCTTAGATGATTTTGGAGCAAGAGTGCCATGCTCTAAGGTATTGATTGTTGGACTCCAAACTCTTTGAAGATATATTAAAAGAATTATTTGCATATGGAAGTGAAACAATGTAAGTTTACTTTTCAACAGATATGGATATAGTTAATCAAATGAGAAGATACAAACAATTAAtttctaataaaaaattattaaaataattttaagagGTCCTTGAGATAAATATAGTCATATATATATTACTATTATTGAAGAATCAAAAGATCGATCTAACTTATATGTTTGTGGATTGCTTAGTTTTTTACAATCACATGACTGTATATTGAGTAGAACTTGAAATACTAATATTGAATTGCAAAGTAAATTGAATATTtagaaggagaaggaaaaaagaaaataatgatgTAGAAAAACTAAATAGACAAAATTTTAGTGGCCATGGTCGTGGGGCAAGTGGACTAATGGTAATAGTCAAacttcttataaaataatatttaatattattattgtaAGAAGTATCGATGTATCGAAAATTTTTGGTATTTAAAAAGATAGTATAAATAAGTTAATTTTGTAGGGGAGATAAGGAATATGAAAGTTTACTTTTTTTACATGTCAATCTATTAATTGTGCACCAAACAAGTGTGACTTTGTGATTAAGGAAAAGTATGATAATTTATTTAAGTGGTTTAATGCCTATAAAGACTTAAAATCATAATATGACATTATTCTTATTGATGTTTTTAAGTTCGAAGCTGACATTATTCTTATTGATGTTGATTAAGATGGTGATATTATAACATTAGATAAAGATGACGAGATGCATGATGTAGTTTTTAACCAATGTATGAATCTTCTTAAAATCAATGTTCAATTGAAATCCAATACTATTATTGGGTCAGACTTCAAATTAAAGAATGTAAATTTTGCAACTTCAATGTCAAAATGTTTCTAAAGGAAGTTCTATAAGCATTGAAAGTAGCAGTCATTCATCATCTCAGACTTTACTAAGTTCTTTAGAAGAAGCTCCAACAAGTAAAATACAATCTTTAGTTGAAACTTTTGAAAGATGTACATTTGTTTAAGTTAAAAGAACTTGCTAATcttaagaagaaagcaaaacaGGAGATCAAGACTGATTCTTATTTTCTGATAAGAGATAATAATGGATTCATTTTACACTTTGACAATAATTTTAGAcgaattaagtttttttttttttttacaagacaATAACTATCACTCTCAGGTAATCAGTCTATCACAGATGTTTGAAGTATAAAAACTTAGATGCTATGACAAAAGATACTATCCTACAAATATTTTCATTGAGCCTTtgtctatttttattattttaaagggATAAAAATGAAATTAGAGATATTAGCATTATACAAGAGTGCTAAGATAATGTTAATAATCCTAGTTTACATAAACAGGAAGTCCAAATCTAGATTAAGGTAAAAGTATGAGTCTGAACTAGTTAGGAGTTTGAATCGTCTTAGAAATAGTTGCCTTAACAATTAGGGTTATCATCTCCTCTCATAAGTGTACAAGGAGAAATCAAGAGAGGAATAATAGAACCAATGCATAGCAggggtttataattaattttttattaataaaatattatattgttTTTATTTATTGTAGGTATTCCATGTGATAAGCTTTCTATCTCCTTTCTTTCTCCATCTTGGTTTTTAACTATCTCATTTGTACCTATCTAGTGGTGGGCTTTACCCAAGGTCCAAAGTCGATAAGGTTATCGAGGAGGCAGACAAGGTCAAGAGCTTTGGGGAGAAGCTCTCCAAATCCTTACCTCCCAGTGGTCATGAGGACATCTCCATTTTGGCATCTCAACGCTTGAAGGACCAGTAAATCTATCGCTCTGCTAGCACATTCTTCCATCCGTTGTTTAAACAACATGCAAGCGCATGCATTGACATATGGTTTTGCATGCATGCAGGGTTCCCTCTACTGCGTTGGAAATGCTGATGGACTACTTCAACTGCGATTACGAGTTCGCGGAGCCACCACGGGTGACGAGTCTACAGAATACTGTTCCTTTGCCCACCTTTGCCAACTTCGGTAAGGAAGCCTACTTTGTGGCGGACCAACGAGGGTTTGAGAGTTTGGTGTATGACTTGGCTGGCCAGTTCCTAAGGACGACCAAGAACAGCTCCATTGTCGATCCTCGTCTCCTCTTAGGAAAGGTAAATGCTTTATAGTACTCGTTGATTGATAATCTGTAGTCAGCACACACTTTCATGTCATGCTTTATATATATCTCCAATTTTATGTCCAATTATCAAAACaagcttttttcttattttaagtgATAAGAAAATTTTGTAGATGATATAGTTTAAGTGACCTTTTATTCTTTCTAATTTAAGATAGAAAATAAGGTCCCAGGAAATACTGATAAAAATACTAGAAagtattttctataatattctttgacctaaATTATCTCAGACAATATATTTTTACATTGCAGCTCCTTGtggaaaataatattaaaaatgtaGAGGAAAAAACTTAATAGTGTATAAGAGTGGGCACAATATAGGGTAGTGATGTGATGTTTTCTATATCATTTTCTTTTGAAGTATTCAGGAAAATAATCTACCATTGTATGAAACATGGGAATTAAattcttggaaaaaaaaaaataagacaaGGGAACTTTTTAGTTTCTTTTACATTATATCACGGTCGACCATTGTCGGGAATTTAGGTTCTTATTTTATGCGCAAAATATGGTATAATTCTCTTTTGATCTCATATCCATCTGCTTGACATAAGAAACTTAATGGCATTTACTTGTTGACATGAGACACATGAGCAATAAAACCAATGTCATTATTCTAACCTTACACATATTATTCTGAAGCTTGTTTCATCTTCTATAAATGTCTAATGAGTTGTTGAATCAAAATTATAGGAGAAATCACTGTAGCTACCACAATTCATATTCATGCAGATGATACATAGTATTAACCTATCTTAATCTTTATGATACCCTCTTAAACACTTATGGCAAGATGAATCCACCAGTAGAGAGCTTGAGGCTCTGCAATCCTAGTTTGAAGATGTGGGAAACGGGATCTTATAAGGCTAAGTGTGCAGTCACATTATGATCTCCTGCTCAAGGAAGTCAGGGCAACTGCTGATGGATGAATCTTGCCATCAGTGTTCAAGTGAGTAGCAAAAAGATTTAGGCTAGTTCATGTCAACCTATCACCTACATGAACTAAGCCACGATGTTTCGTTCTGTGCTTTTGATTCAACAACTAATAAAAAACTTGTTAGTTTCTGTATTTCTCATGTTATATATGTGGGAAACTTACAAGTTGGGGagaatgatgcatatgcaatTCTTGTTTCAGTTTAGTGCAGAAATGGAGCAACAAGGACCactatagtgaattattatctccacaaGATGGTACAAGTCGACACAAGTATGAAGCGGAGTAGGTTTAATAGAGTTATCACTATATCCGGGATAGCTTTGACCTTCTTTGGGTCATAACATGTTGAGGCGTGGGTTAGTAGAGTCATCCTAAAGTCGTAGACTTTAGGATTGAAGTGCCTCTATATCCAGCTCTATTAGATCAGACCATCCATTGACTGAACTATATTGGCACACCGACTCAATATTGATCAGAACATCACCTAATTTGATAGAAGCTAAGGAAGTAGATGCACGATAGACTCAATAAGTTGTTATAAAGTTATGCCATTTCGACTAAAAAATATGGATGCTACTTAttaaaaaatcatcaataaaatattcaaaaattgaATGTAACATGAAGATCTATGTCGATGATATGTTGGTCAAAAACTAAAGAGGTCAACACCATTTGACTAACATTGAAGGAACTTTTATCACCGTCAAATAGTTTTGAATGTGATTAGACCCTCTAAAGTATAGTTTTGGCATTGGATCAAGCAAATTTCTAGAGTTCATAATCTATTAGAGAGGAATAGAGGAATTGATATTAGCTCAAAGAAGGTCAAGGCTATCCTTGAAAGTCTTTAATTTTTAGTAATAAAGATTCAACAATTAATTGGAAGCATTGTCATCTTGAATCACTTCTCATTTTAAACTGGCGATAGATGCCTACCCTTTTTGAGGCACTTAGACATCCTAAATTTTTTTATTGGATCGGCTAGATGACATTTGATAAATTGAAGATATATCTCAGTTCATTTCAAATTCTACATAACTTTAGAGCTCTAACTCTGACGATGAGCTATACATTTACATGTTGGTAACTCAATCATGAATATTAATTTACTATATCAGGCACATCTTAAAGTATGTAGAGCAATGCTACCCCACTTATGAGAAAATAGCATTTGTTTTGTTATTAGCTGCTCAAAAGTTCTATTCCTATTTCTAGGTactatattatataataataaatcaaCCTCTCCACTATATTTTATTGAAGTTGAATTGACTCATAAAATAGTCAATTAAGTTAGGAGGGTTCATACATCCTATTGTCCCCAAATTAGCATAAAAACCCAGACACTAATCGACCTCATCGCTGAGATGACTTACTCATTAGAGTTGATACTAGATGCTAAGTAAGCCCTAGATGCTTCATATCGATAATTTAACAACAGCAATAAGGGAGAGGTTGACTTGATCTCGTAGAGTGGGGATACATGAGTATACATTCCGATTTGTAATCAAAGTAACTAATAATGAAGCCAAATATGAGGCTTTCATTATATTGATGCAAATATATATCTATAGAATACTTAAAAATTATATAGTGTCTCTTAGCTAGTAGTAAACCATATCAATAGGAGATATGAAGCTTGCATTTCTACCATGGCAAAATACTTCCTTAAGACCAAGCTGCTAATTGCATATTTATCTTTCTTTCTAGATTGAGCAAGTGCCCTATGAAGAAAATATAGGGGTGCTCCTAAAATTAGCGTCAAGAGCCTACCCAACATCTAAAGTCAAATAATGATAAAGAAATCCTCAATCAAATAGCCAGATTAAGGTCACTGATTGAGCTATCTTAGAGGACTTGAGGAAGAGACTAATTGGAGCTAAAGAGACATAGATTGTTGAATTCCTAAGCATTCTAATAGAGCTACCAGTACTAAGTTTAACTACTATGAGTCATTTCTCTCTCATCTTGACAATGGTGGTGAATTCAGATAACGCTTAAGATATTCAAGTGAATCAAACAAGCTCAATATATTCAAGTAAATTGTCTACTATGGCCATCATCAAGTGAGTATCAACAAATATTTGAGTAATCTAATCAAGACTAAAAGACCACCCCCTCCTtgaaaacatattaaaaaaaattctttttattcttattggAGCTCGGAGCCCCTTGGATCTTGCAACACTTTAGATTGGAAGGAAATAAGATAAACCCCCCGAAGCATATGTTATAACACACATAAAATAAGCTCAATGTCAATATAATGTCAATCATGACACTCCTCAACAAATGATACAAGATACTATCATAGATTTGGTGCCATTTAAGCATACGAGATCTTTGATGCATATCAGGACAAAGAAATGGTAGAAAGGGAACCAAGTCTCGACTCTAATATTGATACATAGGGTGGATAACCAAGTTGAAGATCTATAAGTTTGAAGGTCCTACATCCATTGAATGACCATCCTATAATGACGTCGAATCTACGCTAGCATGAAGGTCCACTTAACCTTGCATGATAAGTGGTCATCTTAGAAGTCAATATGAACATTACTCCCATAATTGTAATGTCTGACTATTCAACAAATAACTCCATGATTGGTCAACTATTTCGCATAATCACCACTCATATTAACTCGATCATCTCAATCCATCATAAAAGGTCCTATGTAGATGTGTCTTCAAAACTCTCTAAAAGTCAAAAAGAACTCTACTCCTACTCTTGAATCCTTTGAATCCTTACTTAAGAATCATAGGAGCTTTTATTGTAAGATAACTCTTAAATTTCTTtattctctacatcaagcctatctTGAAAGCTAAACTCATGTTTGATTTAGATCCGTGATGTAAGCAGACAATCAAaatcttatttaattatttttgataattttttaatattttaaagaatTAAAAGATTGAATAGAAAGTTATTTTCTAaggaattaatacaaaaattatcaatttgagagaaagggatatatatatatatatatatatatatatatatatatatatatatatatatatatatatatatatatatggatctgATGACTCTTCCATATTTCCTAGACCTATCTTTCTACCAACTTTGCTGTAATGTTTATGATTCATTATTATTTTATTGCCAAGTAGCACAGTGAGCTGCAAGTATAATTGTTCATTGGCAATTGTCCGCGTCCAAAGCTTTAGCTTTCACTTGTCTCTTTGCAAACATCATTACATACCCTCGTATTTAAATGCACCTGTTGTTGGAACACCATTACTCTTCCAGTGTCATGAACGTATCTTGTACTTATTTTATTGTCACGGTTACCATGCATTATTATCTTATGCCAAACTGCAACAGATTAGAATCCTGCGGTGAAATAAAAAAAGTCTGGTCCGATAAATAAAGGTTTCTCAGACCAATGTTGACCTTTCAGATCAATTCTATTATCTCTCCATTCTTCCATGGCACCACACTAGTGCACTATGATTAGGTTGAAGCATGATGATGTTCCCATCCAtaactctgtgtgtgtgtgtgtgtttttttttttttgaatcagtAAATATTTATTAGCTTATATATTTTACAACTTtcaaataatttgattttttaatcatattttaattaattaataatgaaATTAGGAACTTGGATATGAACTAAATTGATATtctatatcaaaaaatattaatgtGTGAGTAGAGATTAACTAAAAAAATAGTCTTACATTGAAAAATATTGAGACAGTCAAGTGACATCTATTAAATTTGACTCACAATCTAATAATTTAAGTTGTTAGGTTGAATTGGTGTTTGACCTGATATATATTAACCTTGACTAGTTTGATTTAAACTCATCatcaatatttaatttttaatattttaagataaaaatatagataatattaaattttaaattttattatttttaaaatattgattaaaattattttatttaaaatgtcactataaattatttttatttatgttttgtttataaaattatttttaatttaaatatataattaattttacattATCTATATTTTATTATAGTCGTTCATATGGTTACTCAATTTATCTTATTATTTTGCAAGCATTTATCATATTAAATATTTCTATTTTATTTAAActtattttgaataattattttaatttttttaattcgtATATTTTCAAATATGAATTATATTGATTTGTAAACTAAATTATTGTTTTGAACTGGTCTAAAATCATGACTTGAACCAATTCTATCAGAAGGAACAAATAACTGAAAAAGAGGGAAAAATATCCTCTATTTTTGAAGTACTTTTATTGCATATGGAAAAAAAACCTGtacacaaaaaaaagaaataagagacactatgcaaaaataaaataaaattagggAGGTTTTTCCACAAATTTTTTCTAGCAGAAATTACAtactattattataaatatttttgtttaactaaattttacttaattaataATTACAGGTAGTGAGAGATATAAGACACTCTACGAGTGGTGTAACTGTTACCACCGAGGATGGatcattttacaatgcagattatgTAATCGTTTCAGTCAGTATTGGTGTTCTTCAGAGCAAGCTCATCAAGTTTAAGCCAGACTTGCCCGtaagttttttttccttttagctatttaaaaaataatatattttttattttcttctcctgTAAATTTTGTAGTAGTTACTACTATTGCTTGCTTTGGGATAATGTGACCTTATACATCATCTTTTTAATTGTAGCAATGGAAGAACCTCGCGATATGCCAGTTCGGTATGTCTGTGTACACCAAGATCTTTTTCAAGTTCCCTCATAAGTTTTGGCCCGATGGAGAAGGGACGGAACACTTTCTGTATGCCAGTGAAAGGAGAGGATACTATCCAGTGTGGCAGGTGCTATGATGATGCTATCAACACATCTATTTGCATTTAGAAACGTAGACCAACAAAGAGTTAACCCTCCTTTTATTGAGAACAATGAGCAAAATCTAGCGAAGCTTGTGTCGATATATGTTAGCctcacaaagcatgaatcatggcTGCATGCAGCATTTCGAGAAGCAATACCCAGGAGCCAATGTTCTATTGGTCACAGTAACAGATGAGGAATCAAGGAGGATAGAGCAGCAGCCAGACTCCCAAACAAAGGCAGAAGCCATGGAGGTCTTAAGGAACATGTTCGGCAAACACATTCCTGAGGCCACAGATATCCTCGTTCCCAGGTGGTGGTCTGATAGGTTCTTCAAGGGATCCTTCTCCAACTGGCCACTTGGTGTCAACCGATACGAGTATGATCAGATCAGggtaatctatatatatatatatatatcacatatcaTTCTTATAAATAGATATCCGGTAATTATAGTGTGTAAATGTTGACAAATATATTGTGAAGGCACCAATTGGAAGGGTTTATTTCACTGGCGAGCACACAAGCCAGCATTATAATGGTTACGTCCATGGTGCATATCTTGCAGGTGAGTTTTGCTTCTTCTACATTTACCTTAAAAATAGTTTGGATTTAAAGAACAATAGTTTGATGATTGAACAACTTCTCAGGGATTGATTGTGCCAATATGATGATCAAGTGTGTCAAGTACAAGACCTGCGAGTACAAAATCAAGCCCAAGGATTCACTACAACAAAACATATTCCTATATGTGCTCCTCACCTGTATGTCCCTGTTGTTTGTAACTGTAGTAACATATAGCCCTAAGGTTAAAAACCTTGGAAATAAGTCACATcgtgaaaagaaataattaaagATTTTTTAACTACAGGTAAATGTCTATATATTGTTGTGGTAATTCAATTATGATAATGCATGTTTTTTCAATCACAATAAACTTTTCTAGCTATATCAATAGCTATTTTTATTTATCCACAATAATAGTTACACTTATTATTGTGGTTATTTAATTatattagtagatatttttacccTACCATAGATAATCATAATACTACTATTATTCAAAATGATACTTTTATCACAGTAATAATATCCATATTTCCTATGATTGAATAACCACCATAATGCTTTTACattgtaataatttatcaatCGTCACACTTAACAATCACTGTGATAGCTCACAATTCTTTCTTCACAAAAGAATATGATATTCTTCCATCAACCATatcaatttatataaaaaaatataataccgATATTCAAgtatatatatagtttcataTATGAAATTCAAACGAGATAATTTTTTTACGAATTTTGAGTGGCataataatagaaaaaaatataaaaataggaTTCCTAGTGTTCCTCTCAAAGTAGATGACTCttttatttagtaaaattatcTGTTCGAGAAGCTCtttcatttataaatatttatagttAAACATACATTTCTTCAACAACAAGAATTACAACTTTGAGCTCGAGGTTTACATATATATCATAAATCACATACaattaatattttcaataataatttatatgatttaaaCCTAAGTGACAACAATAATTAATAGTAAAGAAAACATGTAATATACTTATATACCCTAATCTCATAGTAAAagtcatgataagaagcaccttatCCATATGTTTAGAACATATTCTTAGCTTATATAAGGTAATATATATACTGACAATCATTAATTCATTCTCATGATCAAATAAAAAATGGGAATTAAGGTTAATgacaaattttatttatttcattgCCATGGTTACCATGCATTATTATCTTATAGACAAACGGCATCTCCAGATCGGATTAAAATTTTGtggtaacataaaaaaaaaaggattatgaTCCAATAGATAAAATGTTTGTCAGACCACTGTTGACCTTTTCTGTCTCTTTAACATGACCTTCAAGATTAAATCTATTCCTCCCTCTATACTTGGGTACATTCCTTCATGCTTACCACAGAATCTTTCTTGTTTATCTTACCACAAGTGTTTATGACAAGTGTTTTTATTCATAagaaaccctctctctctctctctctctctctcttagctaCCGCGCAATAGATAAATGTAttttattcataataaatctcgAACTTCTAACCCAAAATAAGACTCCTGATCAGAGTAAAAACAAAATTATTCCCAACAGAAGAGAGATTAAAAAGGATGGCAATGTAATGACAAGAATCATGGGTGTAGTACAGTACAAAACCTTGTAACCTAACTCCAAACGAATCATGCATTGCGCATGTACTTTACACAGACTAAACAATGAAAAAGAATCTGAGGGCTCTGGCAATATGAACATCTTCTCTAGGTTACTTAATCCAGCTTCCGGCATGCATCATCACCTTCTTCACCTAAAGCCATGCAAGTGGTTACAAGAAAAGTGAGAAATGGCAGAGGTTGGTGTCGTTATCAGAAAATATGattgattaattaattatttttattagaatATGATAGTCATCTAGATTACTTCGAGACCACTTAGAAAAATAAGAGTATGGATGTAATATTGTATACGATATTAAATATATTTGCCTTGGAATTATCCTCTAGTCTCCTATACCCTAAACTATAAACAGATCATGTGATATGCATGCACTTTAAATAGATTACACAAAGAAAAGGTAGCTTGACCCCTCACAGTATGAGCATCGTGTCTTCCCTAGATTCTTGTCAGCTAAAGGTTAAAACATGTGACAGTGACCTAATTAAATAGAGTTTTTATATGATGCGTTAGGAAGGAAAACATGAAATTATCTTCCGACTCCTGACATGGATGACAACTTTATATTCTCATTCACTTTCTAAGTAATGCAAATTTTTACaaaagaaagaaatgaaagaTGAAAACATGTACTTCATACATATGACATTAAGTGAAACTTATAGGGGGAGATACGAGAGATTAcaaatcattctttttttttaattcatcatTTATAGTGAtcttatagaaaaaaaaagagataaatcTAGTTCTCCTTATACATCGACACCATTATAGCTTTTAAATCTGATGATACACCcgtagattagataaaaaaaaaatttaaataacatcgaaaggtatgcatcataaatttgatctattattatttgattttagattttgacattaaaatttttcatataatagaagcataatgatagtttttatattaacaattagtattagagtcattttattaaatcaaatactttagatctacTTGAAATAGCACCTTTCACAtgtgaaaagatattatttgattttgatttacgATAAATGAATGATTCATCTATGTTAACAATAATTTTGTTAAGGGCAATGACTTTCGGTGGCCATCGGCCTAGTTGAAGGCAACGGTTGTATACTTAGTATAAGCATTGTGGGGTGCGATAGCCCAGTGATGGCAATAGTAGCGTTACTGCCTACGCGGTTACGTGCGATGGTTGCATCAACACTGCCACTGCTTGCAATTGCTACGATAGTTACAGTAATGCTATTACGATGTCCTGGATGTTGAAGGCCAACGAGGTTGCTAAGCAATGTGAGTGCATAGCCATGCCATGGCAACCTTGGGAGACGTCTAGCTAACATGTGCGCACAATCGCATATGGGTAGGAAGGTTACATGCAGGCGACAACTACGTACGATAATGGTGGCTACACCGTGTGTAGCAATCATAAAAGGGAGTGACAATCAAGGTTTTtaattaaaagaataattttaccCCTAATAAATCAGATAATTTTAATATGTGTTCCTAAGTTGACTTTCCAATTATGCCCTCAATAAATTAGAGATTTTCATTgtatatcataattaaaattatagttttaccttttaaaaattaaaaaattctactcatgtcctcaattataaaattgactaattttatttattttaatc
The window above is part of the Musa acuminata AAA Group cultivar baxijiao chromosome BXJ2-6, Cavendish_Baxijiao_AAA, whole genome shotgun sequence genome. Proteins encoded here:
- the LOC135613946 gene encoding polyamine oxidase 1-like is translated as MSGISAAKTLSDAGVKDILILEATDRIGGRMRKASFTGLNVEVGANWVQGVNGLEMNPIWEMANKLHMRKFISDFRNISSNTYKENGGLYPRSKVDKVIEEADKVKSFGEKLSKSLPPSGHEDISILASQRLKDQVPSTALEMLMDYFNCDYEFAEPPRVTSLQNTVPLPTFANFGKEAYFVADQRGFESLVYDLAGQFLRTTKNSSIVDPRLLLGKVVRDIRHSTSGVTVTTEDGSFYNADYVIVSVSIGVLQSKLIKFKPDLPQWKNLAICQFGMSVYTKIFFKFPHKFWPDGEGTEHFLYASERRGYYPVWQHFEKQYPGANVLLVTVTDEESRRIEQQPDSQTKAEAMEVLRNMFGKHIPEATDILVPRWWSDRFFKGSFSNWPLGVNRYEYDQIRAPIGRVYFTGEHTSQHYNGYVHGAYLAGIDCANMMIKCVKYKTCEYKIKPKDSLQQNIFLYVLLTCMSLLFVTVVTYSPKVKNLGNKSHREKK